Proteins encoded together in one Desulfosporosinus meridiei DSM 13257 window:
- the rpoB gene encoding DNA-directed RNA polymerase subunit beta, which translates to MFYPVKVGTRERWSYSRIREVLDMPNLIEIQQNSYRWFLDEGLRDMFRDISPIQDFTGNLVLEFVDYSLGDAKYQVEECKERDVTYAAPLRVKVRLINKETGEVKEQEVFMGDFPLMTDKGTFIINGAERVIVSQLVRSPGVYYSEQIDPSGKKLYGATVIPNRGAWLEFETDVNDNIFVRVDRTRKLPGTVLIRALGYASNGQILELFDDNEYIRATLERDNSESTEEALVEIYKRLRPGEPPTVDSARSLLEALFFDAKRYDLAKVGRYKLNKKLGLDIPMDVRHLTRGDIIASVQRMLALMNGEGHRDDIDHLGNRRLRSVGELLQNQFRIGLSRMERVVRERMTIQDVEVITPQVLINIRPVVAAIKEFFGSSQLSQFMDQTNPLAELTHKRRLSALGPGGLSRERAGFEVRDVHHSHYGRMCPVETPEGPNIGLIGSLSTFGRINPYGFIEAPYRKADKEGARVTDEIHYLTADEEEKYIVAQANAPLDENGKFLGEKIDGRHGPDFVHVSPNQVDYMDVSPKQMVSIATALIPFLEHDDANRALMGSNMQRQAVPLLRTDSPYVGTGMEYKAAKDSGVCAITKRAGVIKRATADEIIVLGDDGMTEKHKLLKYSRSNQGTCINQRPIVKKGEIVESGQIIADGPSTDHGELALGRNVLVAFMTWEGYNYEDAILISEKLVREDYYTSIHIEEYESDARDTKLGPEEITRDIPNVGEDVLKDLDERGIIRIGAEVRPGDILVGKVTPKGETELTAEERLLRAIFGEKAREVRDTSLRVPHGEAGKIVDVKVFTRENGDELSPGVNQLVRVYIAQKRKISVGDKVAGRHGNKGVISRVMRQEDMPFMPDGTPIEVVLNPLGVPSRMNIGQVLETHLGRAAKALGIRIATPVFDGATEDDIFETLEKAGLSSDGKTMLYDGRTGDPFDSKITVGYMYVLKLHHLVDDKIHARSTGPYSLVTQQPLGGKAQFGGQRFGEMEVWALEAYGASYTLQEILTVKSDDVVGRVKTYEAIVKGENIPEPGIPESFKVLIKEMQSLGLDVRVLAADDREIEIHDTDEDITETAKELGIDLHEELPLPSTRSVGEPDEEESVDEEDPLDELNVEVLEEEDIDLGDLN; encoded by the coding sequence ATGTTCTATCCTGTTAAGGTTGGGACACGAGAGCGCTGGAGTTATTCCAGAATCCGTGAGGTTCTCGACATGCCAAATTTAATTGAAATCCAGCAAAACTCCTATCGTTGGTTTCTTGATGAAGGGCTGCGCGATATGTTTCGCGATATTTCGCCGATTCAAGATTTCACGGGCAATCTCGTTCTAGAATTTGTTGATTATAGTCTAGGAGATGCTAAATATCAGGTGGAGGAGTGCAAAGAACGCGATGTTACATATGCCGCGCCACTTCGCGTCAAGGTGCGCCTGATCAACAAGGAAACTGGAGAAGTGAAGGAACAGGAAGTCTTTATGGGAGATTTCCCCTTGATGACAGACAAGGGAACCTTCATTATTAACGGGGCCGAACGTGTTATTGTTAGCCAACTTGTTCGCTCACCTGGAGTCTATTACTCAGAGCAAATTGACCCGAGTGGGAAGAAGCTTTACGGGGCTACGGTTATTCCAAATCGCGGAGCTTGGTTGGAGTTTGAAACGGATGTTAATGATAATATCTTTGTAAGAGTTGACCGGACTCGAAAACTTCCCGGCACGGTTCTGATTCGTGCTTTAGGGTATGCCAGCAACGGTCAAATCCTCGAGTTATTTGATGATAATGAATATATCCGTGCTACCCTGGAAAGGGATAACTCAGAGTCAACCGAAGAAGCCTTGGTTGAAATCTATAAGCGGTTAAGACCCGGCGAACCACCGACGGTTGACAGCGCTCGTTCATTACTTGAAGCTTTGTTCTTTGATGCTAAACGCTATGATCTGGCTAAAGTCGGACGGTATAAGCTTAATAAGAAGCTTGGTCTGGATATCCCTATGGATGTACGACATTTAACTCGTGGTGATATTATTGCCAGCGTACAGCGGATGCTTGCGTTAATGAATGGTGAAGGTCATAGAGATGATATTGACCATTTAGGCAATCGGAGACTGCGTTCGGTCGGAGAGCTTCTACAGAATCAATTCCGAATTGGTTTATCTCGTATGGAACGTGTTGTACGTGAACGGATGACAATTCAGGATGTTGAAGTCATTACGCCTCAAGTACTCATTAATATTCGTCCTGTGGTAGCAGCAATTAAAGAATTCTTTGGCAGCAGCCAGTTGTCTCAGTTTATGGATCAGACGAACCCGCTTGCGGAGTTAACTCACAAGCGTCGCCTAAGTGCTTTAGGGCCTGGAGGATTAAGCAGAGAGCGTGCCGGTTTTGAGGTTCGTGACGTACATCATTCTCACTATGGGAGAATGTGTCCGGTAGAGACCCCGGAAGGACCAAACATTGGTCTGATCGGATCCTTAAGTACTTTTGGCCGCATTAATCCCTATGGCTTTATTGAGGCCCCTTACCGTAAGGCGGATAAGGAAGGTGCCAGAGTTACAGATGAGATTCATTATTTGACAGCAGACGAGGAAGAGAAATATATCGTTGCCCAGGCCAACGCGCCCCTTGATGAGAACGGCAAGTTTTTAGGGGAAAAAATCGATGGTCGTCATGGACCGGATTTTGTGCACGTATCGCCAAATCAGGTTGACTATATGGACGTTTCGCCAAAACAAATGGTCTCCATTGCTACGGCCTTAATTCCTTTCTTAGAGCATGACGATGCGAACCGAGCTTTGATGGGCTCAAACATGCAACGGCAGGCGGTACCTTTATTGCGAACTGATTCGCCTTATGTAGGTACTGGGATGGAATACAAGGCGGCTAAGGATTCCGGAGTCTGTGCCATCACTAAGCGTGCCGGTGTTATTAAAAGAGCAACGGCTGATGAGATTATTGTTCTTGGCGATGATGGAATGACAGAGAAGCATAAACTTCTTAAATATTCCCGCTCTAACCAAGGCACATGTATTAACCAACGGCCAATTGTTAAGAAGGGCGAGATAGTTGAGTCGGGTCAGATTATTGCGGATGGTCCGTCTACAGACCACGGTGAGTTGGCCTTGGGCAGGAATGTTTTAGTAGCCTTCATGACTTGGGAAGGATATAACTATGAGGACGCAATCTTAATTAGTGAAAAGTTGGTTAGAGAAGATTACTATACATCGATTCATATTGAAGAGTATGAATCAGATGCTCGTGATACGAAGCTTGGACCGGAAGAAATCACTCGTGACATTCCGAATGTTGGGGAAGATGTTCTGAAGGATCTTGATGAACGTGGAATTATTCGTATTGGGGCGGAAGTTCGTCCTGGAGATATTCTGGTAGGAAAAGTGACGCCCAAAGGGGAAACAGAGTTAACGGCAGAAGAACGTTTGCTACGTGCTATTTTCGGAGAAAAGGCTCGTGAAGTGCGTGATACATCTTTACGTGTACCTCACGGAGAAGCCGGAAAAATAGTTGACGTTAAAGTGTTTACCCGTGAAAACGGGGATGAATTATCTCCTGGTGTTAATCAGCTTGTTCGTGTATATATCGCTCAGAAACGAAAGATATCTGTCGGTGACAAGGTGGCGGGTCGCCACGGCAACAAGGGTGTTATTTCGAGGGTTATGCGTCAAGAAGATATGCCGTTTATGCCGGATGGTACACCGATCGAAGTGGTGTTAAATCCATTAGGTGTTCCTTCGCGGATGAACATCGGGCAGGTTCTGGAGACGCACTTGGGAAGAGCGGCCAAGGCCTTGGGGATTCGTATTGCGACTCCGGTCTTTGACGGAGCAACTGAGGATGATATTTTTGAAACTTTAGAGAAGGCTGGCCTTTCCAGCGATGGAAAGACTATGCTCTATGATGGGCGCACCGGAGATCCTTTCGACAGCAAAATTACCGTTGGCTATATGTACGTTCTCAAACTTCACCATTTGGTTGACGACAAGATTCATGCTCGTTCGACAGGCCCCTACTCTTTAGTTACACAGCAACCCTTGGGTGGAAAAGCTCAATTCGGTGGTCAACGTTTTGGAGAAATGGAAGTCTGGGCCTTGGAGGCATATGGGGCTTCGTATACTCTGCAAGAAATCTTAACAGTTAAGTCAGACGATGTGGTTGGCCGTGTAAAAACCTATGAAGCCATCGTTAAAGGAGAGAATATTCCTGAACCGGGAATTCCTGAATCCTTTAAAGTATTAATCAAAGAAATGCAGAGTTTGGGTCTTGACGTAAGAGTCTTGGCAGCAGATGATCGGGAAATTGAGATTCATGATACTGATGAGGATATAACGGAAACTGCAAAGGAACTTGGCATTGATCTACACGAAGAACTCCCGCTTCCCTCAACTCGATCAGTTGGAGAGCCAGATGAGGAGGAGAGCGTTGACGAGGAAGATCCTCTTGATGAATTAAATGTTGAAGTCCTTGAGGAAGAAGATATAGATCTTGGCGATCTCAATTAG
- the rplJ gene encoding 50S ribosomal protein L10 — translation MLNIEEKGLIVSEIKEKFQQSSGIVLADYRGLTVAQVTQLRAQLRKAGVEYRVLKNNLVRRAADELGVEGLDSYLKGPTALAFSADPVAPAKILTEFAKVNKLKTFQIKAGVLEGKVIGVEGVKALADLPSREVLLAMVLRGMQAPLTGMANVLQGPIRKMGYALEEVRKLKAAQ, via the coding sequence ATGCTTAACATCGAAGAAAAAGGTCTAATAGTTTCGGAGATAAAAGAAAAGTTTCAACAGTCTTCAGGTATAGTATTAGCTGACTATCGTGGTCTGACTGTTGCCCAAGTAACGCAATTACGTGCCCAATTACGTAAAGCTGGAGTAGAGTACCGGGTTTTGAAAAATAACCTCGTACGTCGCGCTGCTGATGAGTTAGGGGTAGAAGGGCTCGATTCTTATCTTAAGGGACCTACTGCACTTGCTTTTAGTGCAGATCCTGTCGCTCCAGCTAAGATATTAACCGAATTTGCTAAGGTAAATAAGTTAAAGACTTTCCAAATTAAAGCCGGGGTACTTGAGGGAAAGGTTATTGGAGTAGAGGGCGTCAAAGCTCTTGCTGATCTGCCTTCTCGTGAGGTCTTGCTGGCTATGGTCTTACGTGGTATGCAAGCTCCTCTTACAGGTATGGCTAACGTTCTTCAAGGTCCTATCCGTAAAATGGGATATGCTTTGGAGGAAGTGCGTAAGCTTAAGGCTGCTCAATAG
- the rplL gene encoding 50S ribosomal protein L7/L12 — translation MSKINEILEAVKGLTVLELSELVKAFEEEFGVSAAAPVAVAGGAAVAAPAAEAEEKTEFDVILMNCGSSKIGVIKVVREATGLGLKEAKDLVDNAPKPVKEKVSKDEAEALKAKLTEAGATVDVK, via the coding sequence ATGTCTAAAATCAATGAAATTCTCGAAGCTGTAAAAGGCTTAACCGTTCTCGAGTTATCTGAACTTGTAAAGGCTTTTGAAGAAGAATTTGGCGTAAGCGCTGCTGCTCCTGTAGCAGTTGCTGGTGGAGCAGCTGTTGCAGCTCCTGCAGCTGAAGCTGAAGAAAAAACTGAGTTTGACGTAATTCTCATGAACTGTGGATCTTCTAAAATCGGAGTTATCAAAGTAGTTCGTGAAGCTACCGGACTAGGCCTCAAAGAAGCAAAAGACCTCGTTGACAATGCTCCAAAACCGGTTAAAGAGAAAGTCTCCAAGGATGAGGCTGAAGCTTTAAAAGCTAAATTGACTGAAGCTGGTGCAACTGTAGACGTTAAGTAA
- the rplK gene encoding 50S ribosomal protein L11: protein MAKKVIGLVKLAINAGKATPAPPVGPALGQHGVNIMGFCKEYNERTKDQVGLIIPVEITVYEDRSFTFITKTPPAAVLLKKAANINSGSAEPNRKKVASVPKSKIREIADTKMKDLNAASIEAAMRMIEGTARSMGIDVVEG, encoded by the coding sequence ATGGCAAAGAAAGTAATTGGTTTGGTGAAATTAGCGATCAATGCAGGAAAGGCAACACCGGCACCTCCGGTTGGTCCAGCTTTGGGTCAGCACGGGGTCAATATTATGGGCTTTTGCAAAGAGTATAATGAGCGTACCAAGGATCAAGTGGGGCTTATAATCCCGGTTGAGATTACTGTCTATGAAGACCGTTCGTTTACCTTTATTACCAAAACTCCACCAGCAGCAGTTTTGCTGAAGAAAGCTGCAAATATTAATTCTGGTTCTGCTGAACCTAATCGCAAGAAGGTTGCTTCTGTTCCTAAATCCAAAATTCGCGAAATTGCGGATACGAAGATGAAGGACTTGAATGCAGCTAGCATTGAAGCTGCAATGCGTATGATTGAAGGAACAGCGCGCAGCATGGGAATCGACGTTGTCGAAGGTTAA
- the rplA gene encoding 50S ribosomal protein L1 — MAKVGKKYQEAVKSFDRIALYEPTEALSIVKNNAKAKFDETVEAAFKLGIDTRHADQQIRGAVVLPNGTGKTRSVLVFAKGEKAKEAEQAGADFVGAEDMIAKIEQGWFGFEVVVATPDMMGMVGKLGRVLGPKGLMPNPKTGTVTFDVTRAIKEIKAGKIEYRADKAGIIHAPIGKASFSVEQLLENYRVLGETLLKAKPAAAKGQFMRSVTVSSTMGPGVRINPAKAI, encoded by the coding sequence ATGGCTAAAGTAGGTAAGAAATATCAAGAGGCTGTAAAATCCTTTGATCGCATTGCTCTCTACGAACCAACAGAAGCATTATCAATTGTAAAAAATAATGCTAAAGCTAAGTTTGATGAGACTGTGGAGGCTGCCTTCAAATTAGGTATTGATACCCGTCACGCTGATCAACAAATTCGTGGTGCTGTTGTACTTCCGAATGGAACGGGCAAAACTCGTTCGGTGTTGGTATTTGCTAAAGGGGAAAAGGCCAAAGAGGCAGAGCAAGCAGGGGCAGACTTTGTTGGAGCAGAAGATATGATTGCTAAGATTGAGCAAGGTTGGTTTGGCTTCGAAGTTGTTGTTGCAACCCCAGATATGATGGGTATGGTTGGTAAATTAGGACGGGTTCTTGGACCTAAAGGCCTTATGCCAAACCCGAAGACGGGAACAGTTACATTTGATGTAACTCGTGCGATTAAAGAAATTAAGGCTGGTAAGATTGAATACCGTGCGGATAAGGCTGGCATTATACATGCACCAATCGGCAAAGCCTCATTCAGTGTTGAACAACTACTGGAAAACTATCGTGTACTTGGAGAGACTTTGCTTAAGGCAAAGCCTGCAGCTGCTAAAGGTCAATTTATGCGGAGTGTCACAGTGTCCTCTACGATGGGCCCAGGCGTACGCATTAACCCTGCAAAAGCAATCTAA